From a single Gammaproteobacteria bacterium genomic region:
- a CDS encoding DUF4212 domain-containing protein has protein sequence MRKLSYWGENIRLIAILLAVWFAISFGCGVLLVDVLNRFTLGGFKLGFWFAQQGSMYGFLVLIFVYVILMGRIDKKHRVSED, from the coding sequence ATGAGGAAGCTGTCGTACTGGGGCGAGAACATCCGCTTGATCGCGATCCTGCTGGCGGTCTGGTTCGCCATATCGTTCGGCTGCGGCGTGCTGCTGGTGGACGTGCTCAACCGGTTCACGCTGGGCGGCTTCAAGCTGGGCTTCTGGTTCGCGCAGCAGGGCAGCATGTACGGCTTCCTCGTGCTGATCTTCGTCTACGTCATCCTGATGGGGCGCATCGACAAGAAGCACCGGGTGAGCGAAGACTGA
- a CDS encoding cation acetate symporter codes for MDLQTLTYIVVGLSFALYIGIAFWSKARSTGDFYVAGKHVHPVANGMATAADWMSAASFISLAGLIAYLGYDSSVYLMGWTGGYVLLALLLAPYLRRFGKFTVPEFIGERYYSDAARVVAVICLIVISFTYVAGQMRGVGIVFSRFLNVDISVGLAVGMGVVFLYAVLGGMKGITYTQVAQYCVLIFAYTVPAVFISLQVTGVAVPQVAFGSDVVNGGASLLTTLDRIVTDLGFTAFTAGSKSTVDIFFITLALMIGTAGLPHVLVRFFTVPKVRHARVSAGYALLFIAILYTTAPAVGALARLNLTTTIQTGPVFEETANLRYEERPGWFRTWEDTGLLRFEDLNGDGRIQYYNDANPEFAARAEAQGWRGNELTVDRDIIVLANPEIAGLPNWVIALVAAGGIAAALSTAAGLLLVISAAVSHDLIKSVFARNISERAELRAGRISAGVAVLLAGYLGFNPPGFVAEVVALAFGLAAASLFPAILLGILSLRVNKQGAVAGMLSGLIFTMGYIIWFKGVFVEPLAANVPENWLFGISPEGIGAVGAAINLAVTLAVSALTPAPPAPVQALVRRIRVPSGSGS; via the coding sequence ATGGACCTGCAGACGCTCACCTACATCGTCGTCGGGCTGTCTTTCGCGCTGTACATCGGTATCGCGTTCTGGTCGAAGGCGCGCAGCACCGGCGATTTCTACGTGGCCGGCAAGCACGTGCATCCGGTGGCCAACGGCATGGCCACGGCGGCCGACTGGATGTCGGCGGCTTCGTTCATATCGCTGGCCGGACTGATTGCGTACCTGGGCTATGACAGCTCCGTGTACCTCATGGGCTGGACCGGCGGTTACGTGCTGCTTGCGCTGCTGTTGGCGCCCTACCTGCGCCGTTTCGGCAAGTTCACCGTGCCGGAATTTATCGGAGAGCGCTATTACTCCGACGCCGCCCGCGTGGTAGCCGTAATCTGCCTGATCGTGATCTCGTTTACCTACGTAGCGGGGCAGATGCGCGGCGTGGGCATCGTGTTTTCGCGGTTTCTGAACGTGGACATCAGCGTCGGGCTGGCCGTGGGCATGGGCGTGGTGTTCCTGTACGCCGTGCTGGGTGGGATGAAGGGCATCACCTATACGCAGGTTGCGCAATACTGCGTGCTGATCTTCGCCTACACGGTACCGGCCGTATTCATTTCGCTGCAGGTGACGGGCGTGGCCGTGCCGCAGGTCGCGTTCGGCAGCGATGTCGTTAACGGCGGAGCAAGCCTGCTGACCACGCTGGACCGCATCGTCACGGACCTCGGCTTTACGGCCTTTACCGCCGGCTCGAAGAGTACCGTGGACATATTCTTTATCACGCTTGCGCTGATGATCGGCACGGCGGGACTGCCGCACGTGCTGGTGCGCTTTTTCACCGTGCCCAAGGTGCGCCATGCGCGGGTCTCGGCCGGCTATGCCCTGCTTTTCATCGCGATCCTCTACACCACCGCACCGGCGGTGGGCGCGCTGGCACGCCTCAACCTCACGACCACCATCCAGACGGGTCCGGTATTCGAGGAGACCGCGAACCTGCGCTATGAGGAACGCCCCGGCTGGTTCCGCACCTGGGAAGATACGGGACTGCTGCGCTTCGAGGACCTGAACGGCGACGGACGCATCCAGTATTACAACGACGCCAACCCGGAGTTCGCCGCACGCGCCGAGGCGCAGGGCTGGCGCGGCAACGAGCTGACGGTGGACCGGGACATCATCGTGCTCGCCAACCCCGAAATCGCCGGGCTGCCGAACTGGGTCATCGCCCTGGTGGCGGCCGGCGGCATCGCCGCGGCGCTGTCCACGGCCGCGGGCCTGCTGCTGGTCATATCGGCCGCGGTATCGCACGACCTGATCAAGAGCGTGTTCGCGCGAAACATTTCGGAACGCGCCGAACTTCGCGCGGGCCGGATCAGCGCCGGCGTCGCCGTGCTGCTGGCCGGCTACCTGGGCTTCAACCCGCCGGGGTTCGTGGCCGAAGTGGTGGCCCTGGCCTTCGGCCTGGCCGCCGCATCACTGTTCCCGGCCATCCTGCTCGGCATCCTTTCGCTGCGCGTGAACAAGCAGGGAGCCGTTGCCGGCATGCTGTCCGGACTGATCTTCACGATGGGCTACATCATCTGGTTCAAGGGCGTTTTCGTCGAGCCGCTCGCCGCCAACGTCCCCGAAAACTGGCTGTTCGGCATTTCCCCCGAAGGCATCGGCGCCGTAGGCGCAGCGATCAACCTGGCCGTCACCCTTGCGGTCAGCGCCCTGACCCCGGCGCCCCCGGCGCCCGTCCAGGCACTGGTACGCCGCATCCGCGTACCCTCAGGCAGCGGCAGCTAA
- a CDS encoding 2-dehydropantoate 2-reductase, producing MRLAIIGVGGVGGSLGAALLRAGHDVLFIARGDNARALAERGLTVKHERLPFYAEGINVTSNPDGQAPAEAVLLCMKRYDLVDAIETHAGWLASCGSVVTLQNGLDAQETAAALLPTDRVLGGTVQVVAKLLEPGVILREGETLQLNLAEPSGEMSERLRSLEHALAPTGIAGEVHRNMETMLWLKFLMVACSSSINVAMRSGFDAMASNPAMPWLLEIAMQEALAVARALAVPLPHDIEAQTRATLRNVFAHGGKASLLTDLERGRPLEIEWLSGAIHRMGEQTGVSTPLHTAIYNELLPLADGV from the coding sequence ATGCGCCTTGCAATCATCGGAGTGGGCGGCGTCGGCGGCAGCCTCGGAGCGGCTCTTTTACGGGCCGGCCACGACGTTCTGTTCATCGCCCGCGGCGACAACGCCCGCGCCCTTGCCGAGCGCGGGCTCACCGTGAAGCACGAGCGTTTACCGTTTTACGCCGAGGGTATCAACGTGACGTCGAATCCCGACGGGCAGGCGCCCGCCGAGGCGGTTCTGCTTTGCATGAAGCGCTACGACCTGGTCGACGCGATCGAAACTCATGCCGGATGGCTCGCGTCCTGCGGCAGCGTCGTCACGCTGCAGAACGGGCTGGACGCGCAGGAAACCGCAGCGGCGCTGTTGCCAACGGACAGGGTATTGGGCGGGACCGTGCAGGTCGTCGCCAAGCTGCTGGAACCCGGCGTGATCCTGCGCGAAGGCGAAACGCTACAGCTCAATCTCGCCGAACCCTCGGGCGAAATGAGCGAACGGCTGCGAAGCCTGGAGCACGCGCTGGCGCCCACGGGCATCGCTGGCGAAGTTCACCGCAACATGGAAACCATGCTGTGGCTTAAATTCCTGATGGTGGCATGCTCCAGCTCGATAAACGTGGCGATGCGCAGCGGCTTCGACGCGATGGCAAGCAACCCTGCGATGCCGTGGCTGCTGGAGATCGCCATGCAGGAGGCGCTGGCCGTGGCGCGCGCACTTGCAGTTCCTCTGCCGCATGACATCGAGGCGCAAACGCGCGCCACCCTGAGGAACGTGTTCGCTCACGGAGGCAAGGCCTCGCTGCTGACTGATCTCGAGCGTGGCCGTCCGCTGGAGATCGAGTGGCTGTCCGGGGCGATCCACCGCATGGGCGAGCAAACCGGGGTTTCCACGCCCCTCCACACCGCCATCTATAACGAGCTGTTGCCGCTTGCCGATGGTGTCTGA
- the scpA gene encoding methylmalonyl-CoA mutase translates to MKKREANGSLSSLPPDWAARARKELKGADAAGLIWDTPEGIPVKPLYTIKDLEGFQHIRSLPGAPPYVRGPRATMYAGRPWTVRQYAGFSTAEESNAFYRRNIAAGQTGLSVAFDLPTHRGYDSDHPRALGDVGKAGVAIDTVEDMKRLFDGISLKDMSVSMTMNGAVLPVMAMYIVAAEEQGARLKDLSGTMQNDILKEFMVRNTYIYPPGPSMRIVGDIIAFSVRNMPRFNPISISGYHMLEAGATAVQELGYTLADGLEYVRAAMNAGLDVDEFAPRLSFFFGIGMNFFMEAAKLRAARLLWAELMQERFAPGNPRSLMLRTHCQTSGVSLTSQDPYNNVIRTTVEALAAVLGGTQSLHTNSFDEALALPSDHSAHIARNTQLVLREETGVTRVADPLGGSYYVESLTASLAAGARELIREVEDLGGMTRAIEAGVPKLRIEEAAARRQARMERGEDVVVGVNRYRVADEAEVELLDIDNRKVRESQLRRIAEVRSQRDEQACRTALAGLREAASREGTELVAPALEATRRRATVGEISLTMEEVFGRHRAVSQTVSGVYSQAYEGDEEFAALQKRVREFGKREGRRPRILVAKLGQDGHDRGARVVASALADLGFDVDIGPLFQTPGEVARQAVENDVHLVGISSQAAGHRELAPRMIEALRAEGADDVRVVIGGIIPRQDRKLLEEAGVALIFEPGANITAAARDMLALLEGDGE, encoded by the coding sequence ATGAAAAAGCGCGAAGCGAACGGATCACTCTCCAGCTTGCCGCCGGACTGGGCGGCCCGGGCCCGAAAGGAGCTCAAGGGCGCCGACGCCGCGGGCCTGATCTGGGACACGCCGGAAGGGATCCCGGTCAAGCCGCTGTACACGATCAAGGATCTTGAGGGCTTTCAACACATCCGCAGTCTGCCCGGCGCGCCGCCATACGTGCGCGGGCCGCGCGCCACCATGTATGCCGGCCGGCCCTGGACCGTTCGCCAGTACGCGGGCTTTTCCACCGCCGAGGAATCCAACGCATTCTACCGGCGCAATATTGCCGCCGGCCAGACGGGCCTGAGCGTCGCCTTCGATCTGCCGACGCACCGCGGTTACGACTCGGACCATCCGCGCGCCCTGGGCGACGTGGGCAAGGCCGGGGTGGCCATCGATACCGTCGAGGACATGAAGCGCCTGTTCGACGGCATTTCGCTCAAGGACATGTCGGTGTCCATGACCATGAACGGGGCGGTGCTGCCGGTCATGGCCATGTACATCGTCGCGGCGGAAGAGCAGGGGGCACGTCTCAAGGACCTGTCGGGGACCATGCAGAACGACATTCTCAAGGAGTTCATGGTCCGCAATACCTACATCTATCCGCCGGGCCCGTCCATGCGGATCGTGGGCGACATCATCGCGTTCAGCGTCCGCAACATGCCGCGCTTCAATCCCATATCGATTTCCGGCTACCACATGCTGGAAGCGGGCGCCACGGCGGTTCAGGAACTGGGCTATACGCTGGCCGACGGCCTGGAGTACGTCCGCGCGGCCATGAACGCCGGTCTCGACGTGGACGAGTTCGCTCCGCGGCTGAGTTTCTTCTTCGGCATCGGCATGAATTTCTTCATGGAGGCGGCCAAGCTGCGGGCCGCGCGGCTGCTTTGGGCGGAGCTGATGCAGGAGCGGTTCGCGCCGGGAAATCCCCGCTCGCTGATGCTGCGTACGCACTGTCAGACTTCCGGCGTGAGCCTGACCAGCCAGGATCCGTACAACAACGTGATTCGCACGACGGTCGAGGCTCTGGCGGCGGTGCTGGGCGGCACGCAGTCGCTGCACACCAACAGCTTCGACGAGGCCCTGGCTTTGCCGAGCGATCATTCGGCGCACATCGCGCGCAACACGCAGCTCGTCCTGCGCGAGGAAACCGGCGTCACCCGCGTTGCGGACCCGCTGGGAGGTTCGTACTATGTGGAGAGCCTGACCGCCTCCCTGGCGGCGGGAGCCCGCGAACTGATCCGCGAAGTCGAGGACCTGGGCGGCATGACGCGCGCGATCGAGGCCGGGGTGCCCAAGCTGCGCATCGAGGAGGCGGCCGCGCGCCGCCAGGCCCGGATGGAGCGTGGCGAGGATGTGGTGGTAGGGGTGAACCGCTACCGGGTTGCCGACGAAGCCGAGGTTGAACTGCTTGATATCGATAACCGCAAGGTCCGGGAAAGCCAGTTGCGGCGGATCGCCGAGGTCCGGTCGCAGCGCGACGAGCAGGCCTGCCGGACTGCGCTTGCAGGGCTGCGCGAGGCGGCTTCGCGGGAAGGGACCGAACTCGTTGCTCCTGCGCTGGAAGCAACCCGTAGGCGGGCCACCGTCGGGGAGATCTCGCTTACGATGGAAGAGGTGTTCGGCCGGCACCGGGCCGTATCGCAGACGGTGAGCGGGGTGTATTCGCAGGCCTATGAAGGCGATGAGGAATTCGCCGCTCTCCAGAAGCGCGTGCGCGAGTTCGGGAAACGGGAAGGACGCCGGCCCAGGATCCTGGTGGCCAAGCTCGGCCAGGACGGGCATGACCGGGGCGCCCGGGTCGTCGCATCGGCGCTGGCCGACCTGGGCTTCGACGTGGACATCGGGCCGCTGTTTCAGACGCCCGGTGAGGTTGCCCGGCAAGCGGTGGAGAACGACGTCCACCTGGTGGGCATTTCCTCGCAGGCGGCGGGGCACCGGGAGCTGGCGCCGCGCATGATCGAGGCGCTGCGCGCCGAGGGCGCGGAT